A genomic segment from Triticum dicoccoides isolate Atlit2015 ecotype Zavitan chromosome 1A, WEW_v2.0, whole genome shotgun sequence encodes:
- the LOC119353376 gene encoding pentatricopeptide repeat-containing protein At2g30100, chloroplastic-like yields the protein LPSPRPRPAAVSLRPPPPPRSVRLDHVIPADAAELGLAGGGLLAAAIEHLEREPAAAADDKAPLADLSPRELQLVLVYFAQEGRDAYCALEVFDWLRRADRVDGETMELMTAIACGWIERLVGAGGDVSDVSALLGEMDCVGLRPGFSLIEKAVALYWDRSERARAVEFVRDVLRRGSVAAGGEYDGERGGPVGYLAWKIMMDGDYRDAVKLVIEFKESGLKPEVYSYLIGLTALVKEQKEFSKALRKLNLSVKDGSIAKLDTESMHNIEKYQSKLLGDGVLLSNWAVQEGSSEVLGLVHERLLSLYTCAGCGLEAERQLWELKLVGREPDTQLYDVVLAICASQGEAAAVRRLLAGVESTSAGRRKKSMSWLLRGYLKGGFYLDASETLLRMLDMGLSPDYLDRAAVLTALQRNIQESGNLESYMKLCKRLSETDLIAPCILYLYVRKFKLWMMRML from the exons CTCCCCTCCCcccgcccgcgccccgccgccgtctccctccgGCCCCCGCCTCCCCCGCGCTCGGTGCGGCTCGACCACGTCATCCCcgccgacgccgccgagctcggcctcgccggcggcgggCTCCTGGCCGCCGCCATCGAGCACCTCGAGCGGGAGCCCGCCGCGGCGGCCGACGACAAGGCCCCGCTCGCCGACCTCTCCCCGAGGGAGCTCCAGCTCGTGCTCGTCTACTTCGCGCAGGAGGGCCGCGACGCCTACTGCGCGCTCGAGGTCTTCGACTGGCTGCGCCGCGCCGACCGCGTCGACGGCGAGACCATGGAGCTCATGACGGCCATCGCCTGCGGCTGGATCGAGCGCCTCGTGGGGGCCGGGGGTGACGTCTCCGACGTCTCCGCGCTCCTGGGGGAGATGGACTGCGTCGGCCTCCGCCCCGGGTTTAGCCTCATCGAGAAGGCCGTCGCGCTCTACTGGGACCGCAGCGAGAGGGCGCGCGCTGTTGAGTTCGTCAGGGACGTGCTCAGGAGGGGGAGCGTGGCCGCGGGAGGGGAGTATGACGGCGAGCGTGGAGGCCCCGTCGGTTACCTCGCCTGGAAGATTATG ATGGACGGGGACTACAGAGATGCTGTTAAATTGGTCATTGAATTCAAAGAGAGTGGACTGAAACCTGAAGTCTATAGTTATCTTATTGGGTTGACTGCCTTGGTTAAAGAGCAAAAGGAATTCTCAAAGGCATTGCGTAAATTGAATCTGTCAGTGAAGGATGGCTCAATTGCCAAACTGGATACTGAGAGCATGCACAACATCGAGAAGTATCAATCCAAATTATTAGGGGATGGTGTTCTTTTATCAAATTGGGCAGTTCAGGAAGGCAGCAGTGAGGTTCTAGGACTTGTGCATGAGAGGCTCCTTTCATTGTACACTTGTGCTGGTTGTGGCTTAGAAGCTGAGCGCCAACTTTGGGAATTGAAGCTTGTTGGTAGGGAACCTGATACACAGCTCTATGATGTTGTCTTGGCCATTTGTGCTTCTCAAGGGGAAGCTGCTGCTGTTAGACGATTGCTTGCAGGAGTCGAGTCAACCAGCGCAGGAAGAAGGAAGAAGTCTATGTCATGGCTCCTGCGAGGCTACCTTAAAGGTGGTTTCTATCTGGATGCCTCGGAAACACTTTTGCGGATGCTTGATATGGGCTTATCTCCTGATTACCTGGACAGAGCGGCTGTACTGACTGCACTGCAGAGAAACATACAGGAATCCGGCAACCTAGAATCATACATGAAACTCTGCAAGCGCCTATCTGAGACAGATCTGATTGCACCGTGCATCCTATATCTGTATGTACGCAAATTCAAGCTGTGGATGATGCGCATGCTGTGA